Genomic window (Nitrospira sp.):
AGGATGACGATCGTCAGCGTTCGATGAATCAGTGGGGAAAACCTGGTCCACTCCTCTCCGGCGACGTACCCGAGGCCGATGAAACTGGCGGACCAGGCCAATGCCCCTGCGTAGGCGAACCTGGCGAACACTGCTGCCGGGAGCATCGAGGCGCCCAGCAGGAGCGCGGCCAGATGGCGGACGCCGGGAATGAAGTAGGCCACGAGGAGGGAGTACTTTCCCCAACGTTCTACCCATCGCCGTGACGAGGCCAGATGCTCCGGTCTCATGTGGACCACATGGCCGAACTTCTCGAGAGCCGGGAGGCCGATGAGCCGCCCGATTGCATAGCTGAGGCTGATTCCGGTTACGCTTCCCAGAAAGGCGGCGACGAAGGCACCCTCAATCCGGAGGGTGCCCTTGCTGCTGAGATAGCCCGCAAACACCAAGAGTGTCTCATCCGACACCGGAAGGCCCAGTACGCCCAGCATCAGCAGGACGAACAAACCGCCGTATCCGTACTGCTCAATCCAATGAAGCCCGGTTTCCATGGCTCGGGTTTCTAGAGGGCATAGGAAATCCGAGATGTCTTACTTCCCGCTGTCGGACAAGGTCACCGGCGACCTGAGCGCCTCCCCTTCCTGCGCAAGAATGAATAGCAGAATTTTCGCCGACGCCTCTCGGCTGGCATTCCTCAGCACCACGTGGGCCTGTCCCGGAGGCTCATACCAGCTCTGCCCCGCGCTGTAGGTCACCGCCTTCTCTCCCTCCAATTGACAGACCATAGTCCCTTCCAAGACATACCC
Coding sequences:
- a CDS encoding DedA family protein — translated: METGLHWIEQYGYGGLFVLLMLGVLGLPVSDETLLVFAGYLSSKGTLRIEGAFVAAFLGSVTGISLSYAIGRLIGLPALEKFGHVVHMRPEHLASSRRWVERWGKYSLLVAYFIPGVRHLAALLLGASMLPAAVFARFAYAGALAWSASFIGLGYVAGEEWTRFSPLIHRTLTIVILLVLLALSIALSAFLIRRAKL